The sequence below is a genomic window from Amphiprion ocellaris isolate individual 3 ecotype Okinawa chromosome 16, ASM2253959v1, whole genome shotgun sequence.
CTGAGACGATGCCACCTGACATGAAAAGTCATTCATCTCCACCAGGATCCTACATGCTCCAGGTGCTCTACACAATGCGGATGCTGGTATCAGACTATTTAAATAGCATTGTTCCTCAAACTACTGTATTAACACTAATGTTTTGGTCTCTTAATGAGACCAACTATGCATTAAGGCGAACTACACATTCCTGCTCTGATAACTATTGCTCTTCCATTTGCTTGCAGTCTCTGGTCAGGCGTCCAGAATCTGTTTTGCTGGTTCCATAAGTGCCGCTGTAGTTGTTCAACTTGCACCCATACTCATGCTATGAGTCCTTTACTGTCTGAAAACTtgggacaaaagaaaacaaagctctATGACACcgattaaaaaaagcaaaagaaaaaagaaaaacctaagAAGTTGTGCCACCCTTCTGAACTCTGTCTTGAAACTCTAACTTTCCCCTTTGAGCTCATTTGTTCAATTGGATGCCACTGCCTGCCCTCAGCACAATTTTGCTGTGTATTAATTTGCTTTGATATATTGAATAATAAAGAGTCAAACATCAATTGATACCTTGCCGTGTTTGCTTTTAGACAGACACTGTGTACCGAGCACCTCACACGTTTATTTGAAAGGTCATAAAACCACTTATGCATGTGTATCTGTAGATTAAAAAGACGCTACATGTTTTGGTAGTAgtgataaaataattatttattggCTTTTAAAATATGCCTGTTGCTATTGTGTATTTAGCAGTTAGAGATGTCTGTCAGCATATATTAGAGCCTCACTCTGGGAtaagtcttttttaaagtactgCAGCATCCAGAGGAAACTCATTCATTTTTGATGTGACCTTGAGGATCATAGTGTCTCCTACATTTAGTCTAGTCTGTCTTTAGAAAGAATGAAAATGCAAAGGGAATAAGCAGATACAGAAAGACGCAACGATGATCTCGGGTATAAAAAGGAAACTGTGTTGCAGGAGAtttctgggggaaaaaaaagactggatCTAATTAAGATTTATTTGTGATGGTTTGGTATATTTAGACTAATGACATAATGACTGTGTTAATTAGTAGTTCCTGGGGCAGTAATACTGGAGGGAACCATACTTCTTATATCTGTTCCACAAatagtgaatgtgtgtgtgtgtgtgtgtgtgtgtgtgtgtgtgtgtgtgtgtgtgtgtgtgtgtgtgtgtgtgtgtgtgtgtgtgtgtgtgtgtgtataaattcTCTGTTATTAAACCTTCATTAAATTGAATGTCTGGTCACCTGAAAGCATTTTAGACATCACATTTGACATTCAAGAATTACTTATATAGCCACCAACAACACAAAGGCGCATTAGCCTTCATTTGAAATGACCACCTAATGATTGCAGATGTAATCCTCAGTCTGCTTTTAACTCCACCTACTGGCTATGAGGCAATGAGGACTAGGACTATGCACGTGCTTTTTTGTACTTCTTGTTGGACTGTGCAAAATcctgaaaatcttttttaaaaaaaaaaaaaaaaaaccaacttcCCTCCAGGgattatagtttattttttttagattctgAATTTGACCAAGCTACAATAGCTAAGCACCAACTGTCTGTTGTTCAGTGCTGTCTTTCGGCACTGCAGGGGGCATGTAGTAGAGTTTTGGActctttaaatatttatcataAGTATTTTGCCTTCTGTTTCACAAGAGGTGTATTTTCCAGGACTACCGTCCTTCTGCTATAGACTAATCTGTTGTATTTCTTGGAAAATCCAGCAGGTAGCATTTTTTTATGGGAGCTGGAGTTCTTCACGTTTTGCAGATTTCTAATAATTAATAGGACTGTTATTTACTGATGCTATGTTTAGCTTCTTTATATAAATTGGGTCTATAAAGTGAACAGTAggaggacttttttttctttattagacAGCACAGAATGACTGAAGATTGTTGAAtaattgaattaaaacatttaaaatttaaaatgaaatcaaattatttaaagtCATTGCTGACCAGGATGCTCCTTGGGCTCTGCTTCTTTAGAATATACTTTTGCTTTCCGCATTCCCTGTCTTCGGTCTACATCTAATTAGTCATATTTATCCAGTGTCTTCAGTCGTGTGTTCCAAATCACTCAAGTGCTTTAATAAACAGCTGAATAGATTTATTATAGTTTACGTCAAAGATTATGAAATATGAACTGATGACCACAGGCTGCAAAATGAATTACACATTCCTTTCCTTGTTTATATAAACAGTGCatgtcacaaaaatataaactgaaAGAAATATCACTGCTCTGTTTGCAAGATATTAAACTTTAAGTAGAATGACACAGAAAATCATTTACAGTCACAAACTGTACAACAGTTGGCAGAAGAGAGGTGCAGGGCAGCTAAAGCAAAAGCATGAAAGAGTGGCTTATATCTGCTTTTATGTACAATTCTGAAGAGTGTAAAAATTTAAGTGGTATAGTTTGCTTTCTCTATGTAGAACAGATTATTGAAGGTTACACTTTTATCATGATTGGATTACAAGAAACATTCATTGAAGGGGGGACTTATTGAAACACTTGATAACCAAAAGCAGGGTGAGGAGGGGAAAGAGAGGTAGACAAAAGGAGGATGCTAACAAGAGACGGAGAAGAACTAAGGAGATGCAGTGAGATTTGGAGGAGGACAGAGCAAGACTGCAGACAGGGAAGAAAGATAAGAGAAAGAGTTGGCAACATGcagatgggattttttttttagttgtttttactCAGCAAACTCTTCAAACTTCTCTCTACAGCCTCATCaagctcctcctccagctcctcctttTTGGACATTGCAAGTTTGGACTGATAATCACGCACTATCTGGTCTATATAAGGGGCACTTTGTGTTCCGTGCAGCATGAGAGTCCACTCCTTCAGGACTCCCCGCTGTGGCTCTTCGCCCTGAAAGCCCACCTCGAGGACCCAGGTCCCGCGGGGGTCCTCTCCCCAGGTGTGGGTGGTCATGAAGGGCCACTTGTCGAAGCCCACCTTGGAGTCGTCGTCGCGGGGCCTTCGGCTCAACAGTATGGACTTGGTGCCCATGGGCGAGGTCATGTTGATGTTGAGGTCTCCGCGGCGGCTGGCGTTGACCGTGATCACCGCCTGAACGTGCTCCAGGTAGCGGACAAAGTTGTCCTTCCCCTGACAGGCTTCAGTGGTGAtggccagcagcagcttgttgCCAGATTGGATTttgctggtgaaaaatgaataGGAAACAAGTGAAGAAATAGTATAGTGGGAAGAAGAAGACTCTGAACATCCTTGCAGCTAAGACTGAGagagaagatgaaaaagaaatattgCTTCTGCCCCACTCCTCTCTGAAAGCCCCAGTAAATGCAGTACTTGACCTATTTTTCTCATCGAGCCATCCAACCCTGATGAAAAATGAGGCCTCTTTTGAACTTGGTCTCTCATCGCACAACAGCAGCGATGACTGTCATGTCTGCTTGCTTTAccttgtaatttatttttgatggtgGGAACAAAATGCAGTCCTCTTTGATCAACAATGTACTACCATCTTTTGTATTTGGTGCCACACACATTTTGCCACGTGAAGTTCTAGTCGTACCCAGTTTGAATGATTTTTAAAGCTTGCTTTCCAAAAGTCCTAAACTCCGAAAACCGCTCTGGTTTCATTCAGATCACTATCATTTCTCAGTTACCTAAATATGCATTGCACAAAACAGAATAGAAAGATCTTTCACTTAAACTTGTTGTGCATCAGGAGTTGGAAGTGATGCAAAAGTATTATTAAACCAAAACAGATGAGAGGAAAATTTATTATTCTGTGAACGCCTGCAAACTAGTTTCAAAACAGCCTACAAATAGAGCTAAAGGTGATTAACAACcacattttcagtaaaaaaacaaacaaaaaaacaactaattattCAAACTCCTATAACATCTCCTCAGAGCCCAAGCTAATGTCTTCAAAATGCATCCAGCAGTCCAACACAGATATAAAACATCAAACTGCCACATTTGAGAAGCCTGCAGTTGAAAGTGTTTGAAATTTTGCTTGATAATATTGTCAATtagaaacatttgtttaaacagaagcaaaatTCTCAACAGTGTGCCATGCATTGCTTTGCTACTTATTATATGGAATTAGACAATCATAACAGGGAAtagtgtttattatttattcatatacAGAGCCAACTCTGACTCTGCACCACTGTAAATGTGAGTACATGTCGTACACTGAACCTCCCCTGAATCTTAGGTCCTTTTCAGTATGCATaaagatttttatatatatctatttttttgaGCAAAGTGGATTTGTTCAGAACATGGTGTTAAAAGCAGGCTGGTCTTGGtatatttgttgctttgtgtttaggAAGACATACTGCTTTTCCATCTCTTTGGGTAATGGAAAGCGAGTGAGAGCACAGCAGGGCAGGGGTGGTGGCCAAAGGCAGTGAAGAGGCTTAATAACATTATTAGAAGCTGAGGCCGCATCACGAACAGTGGGAAGGTGGGGGGGGAGGTGGGTTTGGGGGTTGTTGAGAAGGCAACGGGGATaagacacacagagagggagACGTGTGGAACAACACTCAGTTTGAAAAATGATTAATAGCGCACTATGCTGAGCACAGCAAGGTGATGCAGCGGTGAGCCGCTAAGGGCTGATGAAGTGAATTACTGCTcccagaaaaacagaacaattcTAAGTGGGGTGCTGCACAGTAAGTTACACTTTACACTCGATGTTGAGAAATATGACACATCCAAATATTAAACCATTTTCCACTAACAACATGACTCTACATATGTGGGTTGTTATTAACAAAAAACAGTGGGAAAGTGAAATGAAATACCTCGAAAGCCATTTTACAAACTTGCAATTTACTCAAATGCTTTACATTTCAACACTATTACCATTAAAAGTCTCATTAATACTTGGGTTGAATTAATATCATAAACGTTTAAGTGTGTTTGACTGCGAGTATAAACAAACCTGAGAGTGAATATGTGCAGGTTTTACTTTTGACCTCCGAGCAGATTGTGTCTGCAGCAGTTGCACCGTTCCCATCAGATAGTATGCAAGAGTAATTACAGCAGTCGGTCAAAGAGCAGGGAGAGGGATGCCACTGAAGGGCAGGACCAGCTGAGATTAAAAACAACCCCAAAGCACAGGGGGGCACCGCGTGCCAGCTTCCCTGATAATGAGAAGTTCTCCTTCACCTAAGTAAGCCGCAGCCAACCAGAGCAGCTATCAGATCAGTGCTGAACGGTGTGTCTGCGAGCATGGTTGTGTTGGTGTTTATTGCTTTTCTCTGGTGATACACTATCATCAGAGGTGGGCTTGTTGTAATTATAGCTCTACCACAATAGAGGCAGCACAAGCCCTGCAGTGCTGCTGTGGAAACAGTGAACCGATGAAAAATATGACACAGCCAGCAATACAGCTTTTAACACAAAAAGAGATGTTACTGTTGGCATTTCCCACCCATAAACACTGCCTGCTTGAGCAGTTATTATTCAGATATTTAAGGTTTCTTCACGTCTGAGCAGATGCCACTTTCTACAATGGAACCCTCTGCATAACAAGGCAGGTTCACCCTTTGTATGtgatgttacttttttttttttatctggcaCTGCACTCAGGGGAGGGACACAACCATAGAGGCAcactttcacaacatgttgtcGTGACTGCATCTGTTGAGCACCGATTACAGACTAAAATAAGGAACTGGGGGTGTTAGCGATGGGAAAAAATACACAGACGGACTGTATTCAGTCTGCTTTTTTATCTGCACCCACACATTGACAGTTTCACAATGCATGTTAAAGCATAGGGTCAGGtcacacacatctgcacaccTCCACATGGAATCCCTCCCCAGCTGTCACTAAGTCTAACTGACAGCGTTTCCAGGGCATGCCAAGCTGGGCCATTTGTGGTGCGCTAATTAGAGTGAATAAGAGGGCTAGCCACAGGAAACCACCAGGCATCACACTTGAGAGCTCAAAGCCTCAGGATACGCTAGATGAATGGATAGCACAGCCATAGTGGGGACACAggaaaagggaggaggaggaggtggagagcaTAGGATGACGAGGATGGAGGCTGAAAGCACAGAGGaaaaaagtgaaagcagcacTGTAGATGGATGAGATGTGGGCAGGGAGACAGGGCGATGTGAGGGGAGATACTGCACGGACACTGGGAGGATGAAAAGGAAGGACGTCTTAACTACAGCTGCATCTATGACAGATCAGGGCAGTGACTGAGGATCTTGTCCACAGCAGAGGCCAAGTTCGGTTCTTATCAAAATGCTAAGAGCTCTGATAGATGGAAGTAAAGATACACAACCTTGTGCTTGTTGTCTGCTTAAGTAACTCTATTCAAAGTTAAACTGATGCACAcctattttacaaaaaagtcCTCCTAGTAAGTGAGCCTCACACTTAAATGTAAGATGAATCATGCCTCCTTGAACAGATGGCTAAATAAACAGTTCTCTGTCAAACTATGTGCATGCACCATCTTTTACTTTAACGCTCAAACATCCAAGTGAagtaaaaatgagcaaaactgaAAAGACATCAGttacaatcaaaacaaaacGACACTAGATGACACCTCAGAATCTTTCCAGCAATGTTTTGTTGCAGGTGTCTGCTGTGATCTGTCATACAGAAATCATATTCCGATGTCAAAAGACTAAAGCCATAACAAGCAACAACTGTCTGAACATcagatgttgtcattataaGTCTATGAGATCATCAGACAGACTGAGCAGCAGATCTAAATAATACAGGTTTATAAAATAGACACTCCCATCGCTGATGTTTTATTGACATAGGCCGTATTGGAATTACCCACTAATTAGATGAGTGTGTCTCTTGCGCTCAGCAGGGTTTCCCTTTCAAAATCTTGGAAAGGACAGTCTGAGATAGTAGAATATGCAATGTGCACATGTAGCATGCAGTGTGCGTAGTATTGAAAAGCTACAAAATTAGCAGAAATGTGACTCACTGGGCTTCCTGAATGGATCCAGCTACGCAGTGGAAACGCTCGGGCACCGTTTTCCATtccttggccattttcaccatGCCCCCGGCATCCAGCACGCCGTAGCCGAACAGATGGTTGAACTCGAGGCCCACGCCGTTCCTTCTCCACTGGTGGACTTCGTCATGGAGCTGGTTCCTCTTGGAGGTCAGGACTGACAGGTGCTGCATGTCTCTCCATGTCAGGTTGGGGCTGGGATGGACAAAGAACCAGACTGTAAATTAATCATGCGCAGGCTTATTagaaaaattcaacatttaaagCTCAGTATAACACCTAACAATAGCAAACTTTTTtgattgatatttttttctttaattaaatgcTTTCAGTTACATAAACATCATAGTGTCTGTGCTgtgaggcagatggctgcttTTGTCTGGGTCTCCCTCCATTATCTTGGCTGTGTTTGGCGACAGCTTTGTTCTGGCCGACTCTGACTCCTGCTGTTGCACGGTTCAAGTGTGTTTGGGCAGTAAAAAGGCTCGTGGGTTATTTGCCGGCGGACAGAGTGAGCATCCGCTTCTCCCAACAGCAACATCATTATTGTGTGTGCAAAGCAAACAGTGTTTCTTTGCTCAGCTCCACTCGCTGGTGTCAGTTAATGGCTAGAGAATCTTGTCAGCCTTTAATGTGAGAAATGAAGCATCTGAGAGAAGGGAAAGTCTCTCCTCGAGGGTTTGAGAAGCTGTAACTCTCCAGGTTTGTCTAACTACGTGTGGGTGATTTTACTTaaattgttttcagttgttttctaaTCCTTAAGGAACAATCAGTTTTGGATTCACAAGGATTATTAAACAAACTCTAACCTTTACTACAGTGTTTATATGGCATGGTTCGCAAATTTTGTTACAGATATGAAAAACTGAGACTTCTGCATCCTTATGTTCAGCATGTGAGATAAAGATGAAGTACTGCAGACTTTTTCATCATCCAGAATAGCGTCTTTGCTTCAAGCATATAGGAagtgcagtaataaataaaacataagaGCTGAGCCCTTTTAACAGCATATGAGCTGGATTTTTTTAGCCTTGTGCTGACGTATAAAGAACACTGAGCCACATGTGATCTGTGTCTTTGGTACAAACATTTGTATTTAAGGAgttctgacacacacagagaaacatagACTAAACTATCTGTGGTTAGAGGTTGACAGAAGAAGTCAAAGATGTGTCGATACAAAAGTGTTAATTTGTGCTTACAAAGAAATAACATCTCATAAATTaatagctttaaaaacaaatcaaacatcaTCGAAATCTAATGGCTGGAATTTTGCCATCTGACTGGCACGCTCAGCTGAACGAGGTAACCTAATAATGTTTTATACAGACAGTCCATCTAAATCAATAATCCCAATTATTACAGGTCGGTGGAAGGGCCAGGAGAGAACGTACTTAGCCTCAAGAGCCAAAGCAAAGACACCGGCTGcctctggagctgctgctgaggttCCAGAGTGACGCAGCGTGCAGTTTCCATACAGGTCTGTAGTGGCCTGAAATAAAGAGATCATAAGACAGAAAGAGCAAACTGTTGAGGTGTTGAGGCTACGCATTTTGCAAAACACAAAAGCCTTTAATGCTTCTTTTGGGATCTCTCAAAGAGAATAACGACAACATTTCATTGACAGAAGTATGCCAAGATTACGAAATTATTAGCTTCAAATGAAGCCTTAACATGTcaataatttataataataataaaatggcACAGTTGCTAATCCATTCACTTAAATTTAGTTTATAGGCTTCAGGACATGTCCACAGTCAACATAACCTGTTTGCTATAAATAAGTAACAAAGatattaaaaaaggaaaaataagccTGAATCGTGCATATTGGCTAAGCTATTCAGCACACACCTGGAGCAGTTATGTTTATATTCAGcgaataaacatttatttaattaatttggtGCTTAATTAGAAATGATAACAGATTGACTACAATTACAGGGGGAACCCTAGGGAAGAGCCATGACTTTGTCAACAGCCAAATGTGATTTGCATAATATCTAAAACACGTATGTATTCAAGAGCATTTACAGAATGtctgtttacagtgtgtgaatGCTAACATATAAGAGCATTCATTATCGTAACATGACGCATCAAGGTCAGGCATTAGTCCTCAGTGAATGGATGCAGGCACAGATGGATTCAAGCTTTAGCCGTCTAGTCCACTCATTTCTTCAGAGATTCAACATTAAATGACACAGTTCTTTACATAAATGTTCAAATAGCCAAGAGTCAGTTATAGTTATGGGCCATTTGTTTATGTCTCTAGATCAGGAGTGGGCAAACTTTTTGGCTCAGGGGCCACACTGAGTTTTGAAATTCGACAGACGGGCCAGGCCAGCATCAGATGGATGGAAATTGTGCAAACTAATATGAATTACATGTTAGACATTACTGATAAAGTAAAGAATACCCACATTCAGTTTCAGTGGGAACAGTGTTGTTGGTCACCCTGatattgtattctttaaaaaccGCAACGGTGTCACTGCAAATAAGACATACAGCCTTTGAACGGACTTTAGCgaaaaaatatttagtagtccactCCTTCTGAAACACTCGACACTCACTATCGACTTTTCTTTGATCCACtccttgttacagcagctcaatgCAGTTGCAAAGTAGAAGAAAAGAGAGAATAAACCAACAAAGGTCACTTGTGTCTGGAGTGCGCCATCTAGTGGGGTCAACAGAAACGCCGGGTTCTGCAGGACAAAGCCAAATGAATGTGGTCTTTACTGTAATTTCGTCAATTCTAACATTGACCAAATTATTTCGCGGGCCGGATTGAAAAGCCCAAAGGGCCGTTTGTGGCCCGGGGGCCGTAGTTTGCCCATGCCTGCTCGAGATTCATCTTGACATCTCAGTAATTCGCTTTGTTACTTTCCTTTAAAATACATCTAGAGAGAACATTAACTTGTCCCTTTTAGCCTCTTTTGTTGTGGGAGAGAACATATTATGGCTAAAAATGGAGACATTGAAAACACATGAGagacacaggaaatgttttttttcatttctcctAAGAACATCCACTATACCATACATGCTGGGATCTACAGAGTATGGCGACTACTCTGAGCACTGACGCCTAAATGATCCATCTGGATGTCCGGGAGGGTAATCAGGTAAGAGCTATTCCTCCACCTGAACCTCCATTTTTCACAAACAGAGAGCAATTACACCATAACAGCTTCTCAGGTTTTATCCCGGATCTCCTGTAATCTTCTGAAAGGCCTGGCCAGCTGGCTAAATTGGAAATAAGCTATTTACAGTCCAATCTACCAATAAGGAAATATATTTGAAAGACATAAAACATCATAAACTAGAGCTGAGTCATCTTTGAATGCTACAAAAGCAGGAAATGACAAATCAAAAGCAACTGATTACaacaaatatttttagattattttcttttcattcatttgaaaaatgtaagtTAACACAAAGATACTCACAACGCCGGCCTCTGGGTTCCTCTTGCGTCCGTTGCTGAATGTAGATGCCAGAGTGGAGGAGCAGCTCTCATCATACAGGGCGGTGCGTCCGTCGTTGATGGCGGAGTTGATGGAGATTGTCCACATGCTGGAGGCATAACCATCACAGTTGCAGTCGTCATAGCTGCCGCCGTCTCCCGATGCCCAGACGTAGATGCTGCCTTTTCCTCCGCGCCCCTAAAAGAACATTAGGATTATTCAAGTGAAGTAAAAATATGTCACAGTTTTGCTTATTACCAGTGGGATTCACATGGCTGAAATGAGAGTAGGGAGTGTGGGACTTTACCCTGACTGTAATTATACAGTAGGTGTCAGTGTGTGCTATAAATAGACTCTAAAGCGCTTTATATTCAGGATGTTCTGTAAATTTATGAACTGCTCTCTGACTACAATCCAATCAGACCCCCTTCGTCACCTGGTggtggttttc
It includes:
- the pcsk2 gene encoding neuroendocrine convertase 2, giving the protein MRGSPRHGTAVGFMVLLNALLLLLLATQAAQGALTDHLLVQLHEDAQDEAHQLATQHGFQSARKLPFGEGLFHFYPQDTSKRRSKRSAHGRQRLQKDRRVKNVFEQEGFSRQKRGYRNINDIEVNMSDPLFTKQWYLINTGQADGTPGLDLNVAEAWQLGYTGKGVTIAIMDDGIDYLHPDLASNYNADASYDFSSNDPFPFPRYTDDWFNSHGTRCAGEVSAAANNNICGVGVAYNSKVAGIRMLDQPFMTDIIEASSISHMPQVIDIYSASWGPTDDGKTVDGPRELTLQAMADGVNKGRGGKGSIYVWASGDGGSYDDCNCDGYASSMWTISINSAINDGRTALYDESCSSTLASTFSNGRKRNPEAGVATTDLYGNCTLRHSGTSAAAPEAAGVFALALEANPNLTWRDMQHLSVLTSKRNQLHDEVHQWRRNGVGLEFNHLFGYGVLDAGGMVKMAKEWKTVPERFHCVAGSIQEAHKIQSGNKLLLAITTEACQGKDNFVRYLEHVQAVITVNASRRGDLNINMTSPMGTKSILLSRRPRDDDSKVGFDKWPFMTTHTWGEDPRGTWVLEVGFQGEEPQRGVLKEWTLMLHGTQSAPYIDQIVRDYQSKLAMSKKEELEEELDEAVERSLKSLLSKNN